Sequence from the Penaeus monodon isolate SGIC_2016 chromosome 43, NSTDA_Pmon_1, whole genome shotgun sequence genome:
TAGTTTCccttaatgttttaaattttaaaaatttttcttattgtttgggTTAGGGACAAATGAGAACAAACCCCAATACTTTTAAAGACACaaatttttaatccccttttcaaataaaaccctttacgaaaaaaaaagaggttccttattttaaaaaaatggctctgtgtttttcctgtttaaaaaaatttttttttttttttcccctattttttttttccaaaaaaagttttccacttcaaaatttattaaaaaaaaaagcccttccccattttttttacagtaaaaaccctttctttccccccatttttatttttaacgtgCCGCAGcgcgttttccccccttttttaaagtattttttccccGTATGGGTGCCCCCAAATGTTTCAAAATGATTGTAAActacctttcccctttcatttttttccaaactGTTTAACTGCACCTTCTTAAAAAAACTATACAATATTAATGGgattgccttttttttggggttgggctgCGGGGCTCTGTTTTCTTGCGTGTTTGCCCGTTTCGTTTCCCCTGGTTTGTGGTTtggttgttggggtggggttttggggtttttaaatttaaataattgtaaactaaaaacctttaaaaattaaattttttaaagaaatataccctgggaattatattattaaaatttaaaaataattatttggtgtgtgtgtgtgtgtgtgtttgttgtggtgtgttgtgttggtttgggggtttggtgtgtttgtggtgtgggtgtgtgtgtgttttttttggggggggggtttttttagaaatattttaaaaatgaattatgataaaaaatgttataaattaaaaaatcatttttaatatttatataaaatttataaaattaaataatttatatttaaaaaaattgggtttttttgggggttaaatggGGGGTtagttttaattttgttaaaggtaaaaaaaatttgagtTGTGTATTttaggtagggggaagggggtttggttttaattttatgggttttgttttgggttttttatacgCCAAAAATTATTTGTAAGGTTAGTTCAAAAACCCCCTTGCAAACAAAGTGAAAATTTTTTCAACTTTCAAATAACCTTTgactgaaaattaataaaatatatatgttatcaaataaaaaaaagaatgattttcacaaaaaaaaataaaaaaaggttaatttttttttttttaaatggaacaaaataaccccaaaaatttcctagggttttgtgtattttgccctcaggtttaaaaaaggttttttatcccCCGGCCCCGAAGTTTGAAGGTTTTCCCCCAAAGACCCCTGCCATTGGGTAATAAATTGGGGGACCGGGCAGGGTGTGGCCCCAAAACTCGGAAAACCGTGGTTCCCTTTGGTGAAAAGGATTACCAAaccgaaatttttttggggggaaaggaaaaaaaattgaaaaattttgttatttggaATGAAAGGCGGTTTGGAATTTTTGAATTAAtaacaaagttttttaaaaattttttgttttgggttatttttggttttggaatTGGGGGAGCGGGAAAACAAATTGgaattttttgtggggtttttcaaAAGGGGTTGGGGAACTTGAAAGCCCAACCCAATTGGGAAGGGGTTTGTTGGGTTGATGGGGTTGGACCCGGGGGGGCGagcgggttttggggaaaaggggggtttgttgGTTGAAAGTTGGGGGGAACTTTTTTTGGAGGGGCGGGGGGCGGTTGAAGTTTGTTTGGTTGAAAGGGTTGGAATTGGAAAAAAGGGGCCGAAAaggcgggttttttgggggaatttggtTTTTGGTTGAAGTTGGACTGAAAGGCGAGTTTGGGGTTGGGATTTctgggggggtttaatttttggggttttaggggggctttgggaaagggcggggggggcgtttttggggttttttttggttttgggggggaagggggggttggacTGAAGacgggggcaaaaaaagggagaaaaagggtgtTGATTGGGCTGGAAACGGTTACTTTAAAATCGCtggttggtttaaaaattttttaaaccccggttTTTGGAATTTTGGTTGGAAGCAAACGGGAAAATGGAATCAGTATTTCTTTGGTTATCCTGGAAAAAGGCTTGAGAATCTCTCTGGCCTGTGAATGCCCTAGAAGATTCCTGACTGAAACGTGAAGCagtattctgtttttgttttgcccGGAAGGAAATTTCCTTCTGATTGTTTGCCTGGAAATTGCTTTCAATGTTGGCCTGGTTGATGGTTTGGGGTTGTCTGCCTTGGTTGATGCTGGTCAGGAATGCACCAGCAGCACTCCCTCTGTTGCTGTTGGTTTGGAAACGGTTTTCAGATGTTAATTGACTGTTGCTAGTCTGGAACTGGCTTCCGGAGTTGATCTGGTTGGTGTTGTCTTGGATACGGTTGGCACCACCGAATTGATTAGATTGGGTGAACCTATCATATTCTGTTGGGTTTAAACTTACGGAATTGATTAGCCCTGTTCTGCTGCAGGTTATCTGAGGCAAAACGATTCTGTTGGGATTGCTGGAAGGAACCTCTCTGGAATTGATTGCGGTTGGTTCCAGCATTGGTTTCGAACTGGCTGTTCTGGACTGCCCCAGAACTCACACCTGAGCTTGATCCTGATTGGAAGGAAGCTTGCTGATTGTTACTGAAGCTGTTGGAGTTGGAAAAGCTGTTCTGTAATTGCTTAGCACTGCCTTGGCTAGAAGAAAACCTGCCCGACTGTTGGAAGTATCCAGGAGTAGCGAGTCTGACAGCAGTGTTGAACTGCCTTTGTTGGTCGAATTGCTGCCCGGCGGCCACCGCCACGAGTACGACTGGAAGTGGATGTTGTGAGTCAGAAATcggagctttatatatatatatacaccatttaaTAAATGGATTAatggacaaataaaaaatattaaaccttGAAACATGGGGCAGCAGTACACATTATCTAAACCCTCTATTTCAAATagtaattatttcaaaataaggATAAAACCATCACAAAATGCAAAGTCACTTAAAGAATACAAGTATCATCCCCCTTCAGATTCAGTGTAGGAATGACTCACCAACAGCCAGTGTCTTCATAGCTGCTTCTGTAGAGTTGCCGCAGGTAGCTATGACCCGAAGCTCTCGTCCAGGCCTTATATACCTTGGGAGATGGGCGGGGGTGGGAACGCCAAGGGGGCCAGGACGGGTTGCATAGTGGTTGGAGGTTACTGGTGCCTCGTCTCAGGGTTAGAGACCGGAACAGGTTATCTCTAGGCATAGCAAGTTGAACCGTCGATGAAGGAGCTGGTGATATGCTGTTAATGGTGGTATCGGAAATGCGGGGATATTAGGTGTTGCTATGGGACGACTCTGAtcgaaataattttctttcttagaAACATacatttaatagatagatatatgggtaatatagatatatacaaacacatgtatacatactagctatatatatatatatatgtatatatatatatatatatatatatatatatatatatatatatatatatatatggatgtgtgtttatatctgtaaatatatctatgcatacatttatatataaatatgtatatctatgtatataaataactatatatctttatatatgcatatatacataaaaataaataataattaatatatatattattatatatattttaaaaatagtagatagatagaaaaatgtaaaaaatatgtatatatatggatatatatatatatatatatatatattatattatatatatatatagttgtgttgtgtgtgtgtgtgtgtgttgtgtggtgtgtgtgtgtgtgtgtgtggtgtgtgtgtgcgtgttgtgtgttgtgtgtgttttgtgtgcatattataatgatattcatatatgtgtgtgcgtacacacacacacacacaaacacacacacacacacacacacacacacacatgtatatacacatatatatgcacacagacactttatcatatatttatctatctatatgctctttctctctctctcatctcttctactcctctctctctcctccttccccctctccctctgtcctctctctctctcttctcctctctctcttcctctcttccccccccatctctctctctctcctcctctctcccttcctctctctctctctctctttatctatatatatattatatatatataatatatatataatagtatatatatatagtatatccctcatcatatcaaaacaaacaacccaacaacccccatacacaccccacaacacacacacacacaccaacactttttaaaaaaaNNNNNNNNNNNNNNNNNNNNNNNNNNNNNNNNNNNNNNNNNNNNNNNNNNNNNNNNNNNNNNNNNNNNNNNNNNNNNNNNNNNNNNNNNNNNNNNNNNNNtatataatatatattatataataatatattataatatatattatatatatatttattaatatattctgcTGGTTGTTGAAGGTGGACTGGAAtctactgtgtatatgtatatatgtgtatgtgtgttataggttatatatacaatgtatatatatatatatatatatatatatatatatatatatatatatatatatatatatttatatatttatttatttatctatttatttatttatatttatatgcatatatacatacgttatatatacattatacgtacacattattttatatataagaaatcacGGAATATCTCGTTATTCACCTTAATACTTCATTCTTTTCCACCAAGTGATCACGGCTATAAACTATATGTAGCCTACTCAAGTTCGTAGTGTCAAATGTTGAACAAGTTATGAATATGCGTAATTTCACAGTGCACGGCATGTATTTGAcgcgttttgattttttaaaaatatttaatcgaATCGCATCACATACTCTTACACTGTGAAGTTATTCGTCctcattcattctctttatttaattGTGAGAAAGGAAAGTATTGGCACACATGGGCCCATTTTCCAACGCATTATAACGCAGTCTACTTAAAACGATTAGATAAACGATTCCCAACCACTAAAACACAAGACTAACGTGTTTAAACTATCTGACAATAAGTGTGTGTTGATTTCTGAGATGATAGATCAAAGAAATGTATCCATTGTTGACCTCAGGCATGCCACACAAATAAACCAGGCTGGAGCAAATCTAAGTTATAGAAATCTCGGTATGTGTCTATATTTGCACACATGCACTCGCGCGTACGCTtacactatagatagatagataaggaaagatagaagtatatatatactctattatattctCATTATGTTTCAGATGATGAAATACaacatttctttggttattttattgGAAATTACACTTCATCTTGTGAAGTTACAAATAAACTCCCTGCTTATGCAGGAAATAATCCGTTTTTGTAAAGGCCAGTCGTTGATTCTCTTAAAATGATTTATCTTCAGGGCGTCCAAACTGCTCGTTGGTGTAGAAGTAGCTGGAGGATTCCTGGCAGGGGATGGCGGACGACTCCGCTACGCAAGCCAGCTCCTTCTGGTCGAACACGGAACCCTCGCCGCACATGAAGCTGTGCAAAGAAACATTAGAATTAGCTACCTAGAAAATGCACAGTAAAACAATCGCAAAGTATCACTTTGTTTTtccaatgttttaaaaatatctatttgaGACTGCAGGTAGtccattatgtgtatataaactgtaTGGATAATGAGCTGACTTACCTGTACTGGTAGGTTTCGACGGCGCCGTTGGAGAAGAGTGTTGGGTTGCACACGTGGAAGACACGGCATGAGTTGTCCTGGTCAGCGTAGTAGCCGTAGGGACGGTCGAGGCAGCTGAAGGAGCTGGTGATGCCTCCCAGTAAGGCACTGGCGCCGGAGGGAAGGTTCAGAGGCTCGAAGACTCCGCTGACGGAGTCAGTGGAGGAATCGAATGACGAACCGGATCGAAGGAAGGAACTGGACTGAGAGTTCTGAGAGAAGCGGTTGCTGGAATCTTGGTTGTTGAAGGTGGATTGGAATCGGTTGGAATCCTGGTTGTTGAAGGTGGATTGGAATCGGTTGTTGGAATTCTTGTTGTTAAAGGTGGACTGGAATCTGTTTTGGAATCCTGGTTGTTTGACAGGTGGACTGGATCTGTTGTGATATGGAATTCTGTGTGTTGTTAAAGGTGAGACTGGAACCTGTATGTTGAATTCTGGTTGTCGAAGTTGACTGGAATCTGGTGGAATCCTGGTTGTCAAGTTGACAAGGAATCTGTTGTTGAATCCTGGTGTGTCGAGAGCCTGGACTGGACATCTGTTGTTGGAGTTTGGTTGTCGAAGCTGGAGCCTGGAAATCTGCTTCCGGAATTGATCTGATTAGTGGTTGGTCCCTGGAATCGGTTGTCGAACCAACTAGATTGAACCTGACTGGAAAACTGTTGCCAAGACTGAGTCGTTGACAGTTCGTGCTGAATGGACTTCCGAACGGTTCTGATCTGGACGGGCATTCGAGTCGCAGGAACTCTGCGTGGGATGAGTATATCTGGCACTGGATTGGTGGTTGGTGGTCAGCATTCCTTTGAGCTGGTTGCTGTTCTGGAAGGTCCAGCTGACTGAATCTGTTGCTATTCTGAAGTGGCAGTTTTGGAAGAGTTCTGTGGAAGGAATAGCCTTGGCGTTGCTCGTTGTGTGTtgcggaaggaggagaaggtgaacagACTGCACTATCCGCCTGTTGGAAAGATCCGGGCGTAGGCAAGGCGgacgggtgtgtggtgtgtctactgGCCTTGTGCTGCTGGAACTGTGCTGGCCGAGGCGGCGGCGCTAGCCAGTGCAACTGCAAATGAAATCGTAGATATGCGTATCACTAAAACTAAATAAACTGTAATTTAGGAAACGAAACACATGAATTCTAAGTATTAgtcaaaaatttataaacaaaacgGAGAATGGCACGTATCGAGCATATCTATGGTTTATTATATAACCTATATCCATCAATGAATTAAAGCATTCTCACTCCGTCAACAACAAGAGCCTTCATGTCTGTCCACGTGCGGAGAACGTACGTCCGACTATGACCTGGCTGCTTATTGGCCGTGAACGTCCTTATTATAGCGGCTGTGAGGGCGGGACACTCGATCAAAGGTGGGGCAGGTCCTGGCAGGGGAGAAATGTATCAGGGCGCTTGTGCTACTCTGTTATCAAGAAGGTTGAAGTCGAAAACTCACTCACTGAATTATTACAACAGATGATACTACTGGATGAAAAGTTTGTTAATAATTGAAAatgccgataatgataataaacttgaAGAGAGAATAATCAATGTGTACCTATACGGATTATAACGTTTGGGCGCACATtgtattgtgattatatatatctatacatgcattaGAGACATGCACACGTATATTACAAAACCATGGCGGTGaagttatgtgtataatatacatatattatataattgaatatacacacatgttatatacaatatgtatagtgtttatatatatatatcatatatataatatatatatatattatatatattatatacatgatctGTATCtattgcatatacaaatatattatattgcatatgttttatatatttatatatacatatgtttattatgtatattacacctatatgtacacacacacacacactacacacacacacacacatatgcaggtgcgtatatataatatatgtatatatatatatatattaatatatatatatatatatatagtgcaggtATTAACCCTACcgtgtaaaagaaagaagaagagctgtgtgtgtgtaatatagttaTTGTGTGGTGTACAGTGCTGGCTTTCAGGCATATGCTGTATATCGGGTCGCCAAGAGAGCCTGCGTCCTACAAGGGCAacactaattaaaataatcattatactgAAAGATTAATCGATAAAATCAGTCCAAgttcaaaaaatataaagaatttaaATGAAACTTTGCCATATCAGCTGTAATGAGAgttttataattcatatagaGTGCATTATGTGGTAAGATGATGTTTGCTGTTAATGAGAGCAGCAAACCAAACTATTATGTATAGCAGCACCGTCAAATTGTGTATTGCCTTGTAGTTTATATGCATCGCACACGACGAACatttgtgtatcatatatatatatatatatatatatatatatatatatatatctatatatatatataatctatatatatattgtgtgtgtggtgtgtgtgtgtgtgtgtgttgtatataatatatatacgtatagatatattcagcatatacatacatgtgtgtatattataatattttacatatatcatatatacatacagtacagattaaatgtgtgtgtgatgacataatatttatatcatgctCCAGAatgttttcatgaaaaaaatagcaTGAGACGGATTTCCGTTAACTATCCAAATTGTTGAGTATTCGAACAAACTGGGTTTTCCTCATTCACactggcttctagaagcttcacCAATGCCCGTGAAACGAACTGGATATTACACTCTTTTTTTAATGCATAACGCTTTCCCCTATGTGTTTTCAGCCCTTATTATTTTAGCAAATGATTCTACGTAAGCTCCGCCCTTCGACGTGTCAGAAGGAAGGAGCCAAACGATATTTAgataagagttttttttcttttctcgttaaAGGATCTGCCTGGAATTATTTTTGCTTATGTATAGGAAAGAAAATATGCTGTCTTTCCAGTAACCGAACAAGAATAACTATTAGTGTTCAGTCCATAATGTGGAGATAGGTAGACACTGTTAAGGTGTGATGTGTTATGAACAGCTTACCTCACTTAAAGCACAATTtcattatgtttaattatattttcatacagAACCTTTGATCGTGATGAATTATTTTGTGTTACACGTAGTCGTGAGTTGCTAAGTTAGTTAAGTGAGACCATTGAACCaggtaaatgaggaaaaaaatgggtGTTGAGAGTGAAATACTTATTATGACATTTGATGCGGAAAATgtacttgttctctctctctctcgtccaatcTCTCGTCGAgagtctctcatctcctctcgtcatactcctcctctctgtcctcctctcctctctctctctctctctctctctctctctctttctcactttagaaaaaaaaaatcatatttttatcgtGGAGAACATTTGTATCTATAATCCAGACTATGCCAAGTTTTATAGATTTTGTAATTTAAAGGTATGTTGATAAAAAAGAGCACATTGTACGGAAGATGTAGGAAATGCTAGTGACGCAAATTTTTACTCTGACTGGGTGATTTTGCCGTTATCGAATGACACCTATTTTTATTTCAGTCGAATCATCACATGGAAGACGTAGTTAGAGTCCTGCTATTTATTCAAACAAGAAGTGTCCAAATGGTAGTTTTGTAATGGATGCAGGTTTTTTTCATTGCAAAGGCGTTTGGTACTCAATGGCTTAAATggtttacaattatttttacaagtaCCATGTGTTTTCTTGGATAtttgctattttctctcttttgtgtcgGTAGGTGTGCTACCCAGCGTTTCAACCCCCTGGaggttaaagaaagggaaaggagtggAAGCAAGATTTTATTTAAAGATCTAACTCCCTGTGTCCGGATCCTTCACTTTGTCGAGAGAGGAAAGGGCGAATCGTATTCCTTGCTCCAAATGTAGAAAGGTACGAATGAGTAAGAAAATTTCTCGCGATAACattgtatttaaccggttttcgGATCACATCTTGGCATGAATTTCAGACgaagattatcatatatatctgtcatgtgatgttgtgtgtgtgtggtataatagacatattataatatatatatatatacatatagagatataaaccgctctctctctttatatatatatgtgtgtgtgtgtgtgtgtgtgtgttggtgtgtgtgtgtgtgtgtgtgttgtgtgtgttgtatattgtgtttgtatgtgtgtgtgtttttttgtgtgtgtgtgtgtgtgtgtgtgtgtgttgtgtacgatatataatataatatatactatatataatatatatatatattatatatatatatatatatcagtcatttgtacggttaaaaaaaaaatacagctattTCTTGCGAATTCATTTTCATCTGAGAATAATAACTTCACAAGCAGATgt
This genomic interval carries:
- the LOC119568082 gene encoding LOW QUALITY PROTEIN: uncharacterized protein LOC119568082 (The sequence of the model RefSeq protein was modified relative to this genomic sequence to represent the inferred CDS: inserted 2 bases in 1 codon): MKTLAVVVLVAVAAGQQFDQQRQFNTAVRLATPGYFQQSGRFSSSQGSAKQLQNSFSNSNSFSNNQQASFQSGSSSGVSSGAVQNSQFETNAGTNRNQFQRGSFQQSQQNRFASDNLQQNRANQFRXSLNPTEYDRFTQSNQFGGANRIQDNTNQINSGSQFQTSNSQLTSENRFQTNSNRGSAAGAFLTSINQGRQPQTINQANIESNFQANNQKEISFRAKQKQNTASRFSQESSRAFTGQRDSQAFFQDNQRNTDSIFPFASNQNSKNRVVLAAVFSTGQTFREERGKFYAHCVRLPRPGIPNIGCISFTAFQNIASKAFLPSNFKKKARVNFQSVKRELKLQDFQGANNRKVFPSNFQATIAKFFQQLPGKTKKRISPATSRLKTAKFLQKTSRLTTSELPKNFPGNNQRTFFQKFSRLKKSANFSTISSPNLNQGPPNNRLSQNSRVSPISLSGLPPPRGAVEGFSPLGTSLGASAPWEHLASF